The nucleotide sequence TACAGATTACCGTTCCTTCTTCTACAACTTCTTTGTCTTTAACATTAATTGTTGATCCGTAAGGAATGTAATGTGTATTTAAAACGATACCTGTGTTTAAATCGACTAATTTTAATTCTGTTGAACGAGAAATTACGATATCGATTTCTTTACCATCTGCGTCTTCGCCTTTTACAACTTTTAAATCTTCGATCTCTAAACGACCTTTAAATTTGGTTGTAATAGTAGAAACTTCAGAAATGTTACCTGCGGTACCCCCAACGTGGAACGTACGCAATGTTAACTGTGTACCAGGCTCACCAATTGATTGTGCTGCGATTACACCAACTGCCTCACCTAACTGAGCCATACGGTTTGATGCCAGGTTACGTCCGTAACATTTCACACAAATTCCGTGGTCAGCCTCACAAGTTAATGCCGAACGTACTTCTAATCTTTCTAATGGCGACGCATTGATTTTTGCAGCGTGTGCTTCATTAATCATTTCACCAGCAGCAGCAATTACTTCATTCGTTAATGGATTAATCACGTCATCAATAGTTACACGTCCTAAAACGCGTTCGCCTAAAGATTCTACAATTTCTTCGTTTTTCTTCAACGCTTCAAACTCAATACCTCTTAATGTACCACAATCTTCTGAATTAACAATAACATCCTGAGCAACATCGTGTAAACGACGTGTTAAGTATCCGGCATCGGCTGTTTTTAATGCGGTATCGGCCAAACCTTTACGTGCACCGTGCGTTGAAATAAAGTATTCTAAGATCGATAAACCTTCTTTAAAGTTCGAAAGGATCGGGTTTTCGATAATATCCCCACCTGAAGCTGTCGATTTTTTAGGTTTTGCCATCAATCCACGCATACCTGTTAACTGACGGATTTGCTCTTTAGATCCACGGGCTCCAGAATCAAGCATCATGAATACCGAGTTAAATCCTTGTTGGTCTTCACGAATGTTTTTCATTGCCAACTCTGTTAACGCCGCATTTGTTGAAGTCCAAATATCAATTACCTGATTGTAACGCTCGTTGTTGGTAATAAGACCCATGTTATAGTTCATGGTAATACCTTCTACCTGATTGTTAGCATCATCAATCATTCCTTGTTTTTGATCCGGGATTTTGATATCACCTAAAGAGAATGATAAACCACCTCTAAATGCGTATCCGTACCCCATATCTTTCATATCGTCTAAGAATTTAGCAGTTGTAGGAACATCTGTTACCGCTAAAATTTTTCCGATAATATCTCTTAAAGATTTTTTAGTTAACACCTCATTAATGTAACCTGCAGCTTCCGGAACTACCTCGTTAAACAAGATACGACCTGCCGATGTTTCAATAATCTGGTAAACCAATTCACCTTCTGCATTAAAATCTTTTGCACGTACTTTAACCGGTGCGTTCAAATCTAAACGTCCTTCGTTAATAGCAATATGCACTTCTTCTACCGAATAGAATGTTAAACCTTCACCTTTCACGATATGATCTGGTGTAGATCTGCGGATTTTGGTCATATAGTAAAGACCCAAAACCATATCCTGAGAAGGTACTGTGATAGGTGCACCATTCGCCGGGTTCAAGATGTTGTGCGATGCTAACATTAACAACTGAGCTTCTAAAATAGCCTCTGGTCCTAATGGTAAATGCACCGCCATTTGATCCCCATCGAAATCGGCGTTGAATGCCGTACATACTAATGGGTGTAAACGAATTGCTTTTCCTTCGATTAATTTAGGCTGGAATGCCTGAATACCTAAACGGTGAAGCGTAGGGGCACGGTTTAATAATACCGGGTGACCTTTAATTACGTTTTCTAAAATATCCCAAACAACTGGTTCTTTTTTATCGATGATCTTTTTAGCAGACTTCACAGTTTTTACAATTCCACGCTCAATCAACTTACGGATTACGAATGGTTTGTATAATTCTGCAGCCATATCTTTAGGAAGACCACATTCGTATAATTTTAATTCAGGTCCAACGACAATTACCGAACGAGCCGAGTAATCTACACGCTTACCTAACAAGTTTTGACGGAAACGACCTTGTTTACCTTTTAACGAATCTGACAACGATTTTAACGGACGTTGTGATTCTGTTTTAACCGCTGTAGCTTTACGTGTATTATCGAACAATGAATCTACCGCTTCTTGTAACATACGTTTTTCGTTACGTAAGATTACTTCAGGAGCTTTAATTTCCATTAATCGTTTTAAACGATTGTTACGGATAATTACACGACGGTATAAATCGTTCAAATCTGACGTTGCGAAACGACCACCATCTAACGGCACTAACGGGCGTAATTCTGGCGGGATCACAGGAACCACTTTTAAAATCATCCATTCCGGACGGTTTTCGCGGTTTTCGTTTGATTCGCGGAATGCCTCAACAACCTGTAAACGTTTTAATGCTTCGGTTTTACGTTGTTTAGATGTTTCGTTATTAGCTGCGTGACGTAACTGGTATGACAAAGCATCTAAATCGGTACGCTCTAATAAATCCATAATACATTCAGCACCCATTTTAGCGATGAATTTATTTGGATCTTGATCGTCTAAATATTGGTTTTCCATTGGAAGGGTATCTAAAATATCTAAATACTCGTTCTCTGTAAGGAAATCCAAACGTTTTAGTTCTTCACCATCAGGGCGTTTTGCAGCACCTGTTTGAATCACAACATATTTTTCGTAATAAATAATTTCGTCTAACTTTTTAGATGGCAATCCTAAAATGTAACCAATTTTGTTTGGCAACGAACGGAAATACCAAATGTGAGCGATAGGCACAACAAGGTTGATATGTCCTACTCTGTCACGACGAACTTTTTTCTCTGTAACTTCAACCCCACAACGGTCGCAAACGATACCTTTGTAACGGATTCTTTTATATTTTCCACAAGCACATTCGTAATCTTTAACAGGTCCGAAGATACGCTCACAGAATAAACCATCGCGCTCTGGTTTGTGCGTACGATAGTTAATTGTTTCAGGTTTTAAAACTTCACCTCTTGATTCTGCTAAGATCGATTCAGGTGACGCTAATCCGATAGAGATTTTACTAAATCTTTTTACGGTATTATTTTTATCTTTATTTTGTCTCATTGCTAAACCCTTTACTTTTTAAAGCTTTTGTAACAGAATGATGCTTAGTAAAAAGCACCATTCTTTTTACGATGTTATTCTTCTAATCTGATATCTAAACCAAGTCCTTTTAACTCGTGCATCAATACATTGAATGATTCCGGTAATCCTGGTTCTGGCATTGGTTCGCCTTTTACGATTGCTTCGTACGTTTTAGCTCTACCAATAACGTCATCCGATTTAACAGTCAATATCTCACGTAATGTTGAAGACGCGCCATAAGCTTCAAGAGCCCAAACCTCCATCTCTCCAAAACGCTGACCTCCAAATAACGCTTTACCTCCTAAAGGCTGTTGCGTAATTAAAGAGTACGGACCAATAGAACGTGCGTGCATTTTATCATCAACCATGTGTCCTAATTTCAACATGTAAATTACACCCACTGTTGCTTTTTGATCGAAACGCTCACCTGTTCCACCATCATACAAATACGTGTGACCAAAACGTGGTACGCCAGCTTCGTCTGTTAATGCGTTGATTTCTTCTAATGAAGCACCATCGAAAATTGGCGTTGCGTATTTTTTACCTAATTTTTTACCTGCCCATCCTAAAACGGTTTCGTAAATCTGACCGATGTTCATACGAGATGGTACACCAAGTGGGTTTAATACGATATCAACCGGAGTTCCGTCTTCTAAGAAAGGCATGTCTTCATCGCGAACGATTTTTGCAACGATACCTTTATTTCCGTGACGACCCGCCATTTTATCACCCACACGTAATTTACGTTTTTTGGCAATGTAAACTTTAGCTAATTTTAAGATTCCCGATGGTAATTCATCACCAACTGTAATCATAAATTTTTCGCGACGCAATACTCCTTGAATGTCGTTTAATTTAATTTTATAGTTGTGAACTAAATCGGTAATTAAATCATTTGTATAATCATCAGTTGTCCATTGACCTTTTGTTAAATGTGTAAAATCTTCAACGGCGTGTAACATTTTCAGGGTATATTTTTTACCTTTTGGCAATACTTCTTCACCTAAATCGTTCATTACACCTTGCGATGTTTTACCATTTACCAAGTGGAATAATTTATCAACCAAACGATCTTTTAATTCGTTGAATTTAACTTCAAACTGTGTATCTAACAAAGCAATATCTTCTTTGTCTTTAGAACGTTTGCGTTTATCTTTTACCGCACGGGCAAATAATTTTTTATCTAAAACCACACCGCGTAACGATGGAGAAGCTTTTAACGATGCGTCTTTAACATCGCCCGCTTTATCACCAAAAATTGCACGTAATAATTTTTCTTCCGGTGTTGGATCTGATTCTCCTTTTGGTGTAATTTTACCAATTAAGATATCGCCAGGTTTTACTTCGGCACCAATACGGATCATTCCGTTTTCATCTAAATCTTTAGTAGCTTCTTCTGAAACGTTTGGAATGTCATTCGTTAATTCTTCTGATCCTAATTTGGTATCACGAACTTCTAACGTATAATCATCAATATGGATCGATGTAAAAATATCGTCGCGTACAACACGCTCTGAAATTACAATTGCATCCTCAAAGTTATAACCTTTCCACGGCATAAACGCTACTTGTAAGTTACGTCCTAAAGCCAATTCACCAGCTTGTGTAGCATATCCTTCACATAAAACCTGTCCTTTAGTAACGCGGTCACCTGTGCGAACAATTGGTTTTAAGTTAATAGATGTACTTTGGTTGGTTTTACGGAATTTTATTAAGTTGTATGTTTTCTCGTCAGCATCAAAACTTACTAAACGCTCGTCATCAGTACGGTCGTATTTAATAGTAATTTTCTGTGCATCTACATAAACAACTTCCCCTTCGCCTTCTGCATTAATCAATACACGAGAATCGGTAGCAACTTGTTTTTCTAATCCGGTACCAACAATTGGAGATTCCGGACGCAATAAAGGTACTGCCTGACGCATCATGTTTGATCCCATCAACGCACGGTTGGCATCATCGTGTTCTAAGAACGGAATTAACGATGCAGAAATAGATGCAATTTGATTAGGTGCAACGTCGGCATAGTTTAACTCTTTTGGTTCAACTACCGGGAAATCGGCATCTTGTTTTGCTACTACTCTTTCGTCTTCAATAGTTCCGTCTTTAGCAACATTAACGGTTGCTTGTGCAATTAATTTTTCTTCTTCTTCTTCTGCCGATAAATAAACCGGAGCTTCAGTTAAATTCAACACACCGTTTTCTACTTTACGGTACGGTGTTTCAATGAATCCCATTCCATTAACTTTCGCGTAAACTGCCAAAGATGAAATCAAACCAATGTTTGGTCCCTCTGGAGTTTCAATCGGACATAAACGACCGTAGTGCGTATAGTGAACGTCACGAACCTCGAATCCTGCTCTTTCACGAGAAAGACCACCTGGTCCTAATGCCGATAAACGACGTTTGTGCGTGATCTCTGCCAATGGATTAGTTTGATCCATGAACTGAGACAACTGGTTTGTTCCGAAGAATGAGTTGATAACCGATGACAATGTTTTTGCATTAATCAAATCGATTGGGGTAAAAACCTCGTTATCACGAACGTTCATACGCTCGCGAATGGTACGTGCCATACGTGCTAAACCAACACCAAATTGTGCCGATAACTGCTCGCCAACTGTACGTACACGACGGTTTGACAAGTGATCGATATCATCGATCTCTGCTTTTGAATTAATAAGCTCGATCAAATATTTAACAATCGTGATGATGTCTTCTTTTGTTAAAACCTGTTTATCAATCGGCGTATTTAAATTCAATTTTTTATTCATTCTGTAACGACCTACATCACCTAAATTGTAACGTTGGTCAGAGAAGAATAATTTATCTATGATACCTCTTGCTGTTTCTTCATCAGGAGGTAATGCGTTTCTTAATTGACGGTAAATATATTCTACAGCTTCTTTCTCAGAGTTTGTTGGATCTTTTTGAAGCGTGTTGTGAATAATGGTATAATCGGCAAGGTTACTGTCTTCTTTATGTAAAAGAATTGTTTTAACGTCTGCCTCTATAATTTCCTCAACATTGTCTTTATCAAGAACAATATCACGGTCTAAAATAATTTCGGTACGTGGTATCGTTACAACCTCACCTGTATCTTCATCAACGAAATCCTCATGCCAAACATTTAATACACGTGCAGCCAAACGACGGCCAATGTATTTTTTTAATCCTGTTTTAGATACTTTAATTTCTTCGGCAAGGTCAAAAATCTCTAAGATATCCTTATCTCTTTCAAAACCAATTGCACGGAATAAAGTAGTTACAGGTAATTTTTTCTTACGATCAATGTACGCGTACATTACACTGTTGATGTCGGTAGCAAATTCGATCCAAGAACCCTTGAAAGGAATAATACGTGCAGAATACAACTTAGTACCGTTAGCGTGGAATGACTGACCGAAGAAAACACCCGGTGATCTATGTAATTGCGAAACAACAACGCGTTCTGCACCGTTAATCACAAAAGTTCCACTTGGTGTCATATATGGTATAGTACCTAAATACACATCTTGAACAATTGTTTCAAAATCTTCGTGTTCCGGGTCTGTACAATATAGTTTTAAGCGAGCTTTAAGAGGTACACTATACGTTAAACCTCTATCAATACATTCTTCGATTGAATAACGAGGAGGATCAACGAAATAGTCTAAAAATTCCAAAACGAATTGATTGCGAGTATCCGTAATTGGGAAATTTTCCATGAAGGTTTTGTATAAACCTTCGTTACCTCTTTCATCAGATTTTGTTTCTAATTGAAAAAAATCTTTAAATGATTTTACCTGAATATCTAGAAAGTCTGGATAAGCAGGAATATTTTTTGTAGAGGCAAAATTTAACCTTTCAGTATGATTTGTAATCATTAATGAACAAAATTTTGGTTTAAAAAAGTAATTTTTTTGTGTAAAAACACAGCTATTTAATACTTCCTAATTTTAAACAATCAACACATCTTAAAAACAAGCCAGGAAAATTACTTGTCCTTTTCTTCGTTATTGATTATTTTTTATATGCAAAATGGTTTAGGCCGTTGGAATAACTTCCAAGGCCTAAACCGTAAAAATTTATATGTGTGAGATTATTTTAACTCAACCACAGCACCAGCTTCTTCTAATGCTTTTTTCAATCCTTCAGCTTCGTCTTTAGAAACACCTTCTTTAACGTTTGCTGGAGTACCATCTACTAAATCTTTAGCTTCTTTTAATCCTAAACCTGTTAATTCTTTAACAGCTTTAACTACAGCTAATTTAGAAGCACCAGCTTCTTTTAATACAACTGTAAATTCAGTTTGCTCTTCAGCAGCAGCAGCTTCACCACCACCTGCTACTACAACTGCAGCAGCAGCTGGTTCGATACCATACTCATCTTTTAATATAGTTGCTAATTCGTTAACTTCTTTAACTGTTAAGTTAACTAATTGCTCTGCGAATTGTTTCAAATCTGCCATTTTTTCTATCTTTTAATTTGAATTTGTAATAATATAATTTATTAATGTGCGTTCGTTTGAACATTTAAAAACGATTGTAGATAACTACTATTCTTCGTCTTTAAATTGATTTTTAAGAGCCGAAATAACTCTTTGAGCAGGTGATTGTAATAATCCAATGATTTCGCCAATTACCTCTTCTTTAGACTTAATTGCAACTAAAGAATCTAATTGGTTATCGCCAATGTAAACTTCTTCGTTGATGTAAGCTCCTTTTAATTCTGGTTTTGTACCTTTTTTACGGAATTCTTTTATAACTTTAGCAGGACCGTTAGCAGCCTCTGCAATCATAATAGCACTGTTTCCTTTTAAAATAGAAGGTAAATCACCATACTCGTTTTCTGATGCTTCCATTGCTTTTGCAAGCAATGTGTTCTTAACTACTTCTAACTTGATACCTGCTTTAAAACAAGCTCTACGTAAATCTGAAGTAGTAGCTGCATTTAATCCAGAAATATCTGCAACGTAAACAATTTTAGTGTCAGCTAACTGTGCAGTTAAATCTTGAATCGCAATTGATTTTTCTTCTCTAGTCATACTAAATAATTTTAACTACCAATTAAACTGCTTTTGGATCCAAAGCAATTGCAGGACTCATTGTACTTGATATATGGATAGACTTAATATAAGT is from Flavobacterium dauae and encodes:
- the rpoC gene encoding DNA-directed RNA polymerase subunit beta', with the translated sequence MRQNKDKNNTVKRFSKISIGLASPESILAESRGEVLKPETINYRTHKPERDGLFCERIFGPVKDYECACGKYKRIRYKGIVCDRCGVEVTEKKVRRDRVGHINLVVPIAHIWYFRSLPNKIGYILGLPSKKLDEIIYYEKYVVIQTGAAKRPDGEELKRLDFLTENEYLDILDTLPMENQYLDDQDPNKFIAKMGAECIMDLLERTDLDALSYQLRHAANNETSKQRKTEALKRLQVVEAFRESNENRENRPEWMILKVVPVIPPELRPLVPLDGGRFATSDLNDLYRRVIIRNNRLKRLMEIKAPEVILRNEKRMLQEAVDSLFDNTRKATAVKTESQRPLKSLSDSLKGKQGRFRQNLLGKRVDYSARSVIVVGPELKLYECGLPKDMAAELYKPFVIRKLIERGIVKTVKSAKKIIDKKEPVVWDILENVIKGHPVLLNRAPTLHRLGIQAFQPKLIEGKAIRLHPLVCTAFNADFDGDQMAVHLPLGPEAILEAQLLMLASHNILNPANGAPITVPSQDMVLGLYYMTKIRRSTPDHIVKGEGLTFYSVEEVHIAINEGRLDLNAPVKVRAKDFNAEGELVYQIIETSAGRILFNEVVPEAAGYINEVLTKKSLRDIIGKILAVTDVPTTAKFLDDMKDMGYGYAFRGGLSFSLGDIKIPDQKQGMIDDANNQVEGITMNYNMGLITNNERYNQVIDIWTSTNAALTELAMKNIREDQQGFNSVFMMLDSGARGSKEQIRQLTGMRGLMAKPKKSTASGGDIIENPILSNFKEGLSILEYFISTHGARKGLADTALKTADAGYLTRRLHDVAQDVIVNSEDCGTLRGIEFEALKKNEEIVESLGERVLGRVTIDDVINPLTNEVIAAAGEMINEAHAAKINASPLERLEVRSALTCEADHGICVKCYGRNLASNRMAQLGEAVGVIAAQSIGEPGTQLTLRTFHVGGTAGNISEVSTITTKFKGRLEIEDLKVVKGEDADGKEIDIVISRSTELKLVDLNTGIVLNTHYIPYGSTINVKDKEVVEEGTVICKWDPYNGVIISEFTGKVAYEDIEQNQTFMVEIDEQTGFQEKVITESRNKKLVPTLLIYNKDGELIRSYNLPVGAHLMVNDGEKIKAGKVLVKIPRKSSKTGDITGGLPRITELLEARNPSNPAVVAEIDGVVSFGKIKRGNREIIITPKSGDDDQRKYLVKLSNQILVQENDYVKAGTSLSDGAITPDDILRIQGPSAVQQYLVNEIQEVYRLQGVKISDKHFEVVIRQMMRKVQIQDSGDTLFLEEQLIHKDDFIRENDRLFGMKVVEDAGDSVNLKEGQIISVRELRDENSLLRREDKNLVVARDVIPATATPVLQGITRASLQTKSFISAASFQETTKVLNEAAVAGKVDNLSGLKENVIVGHRIPAGTGMRAYDHIVVGSKETKQEVDLNF
- the rpoB gene encoding DNA-directed RNA polymerase subunit beta, whose product is MITNHTERLNFASTKNIPAYPDFLDIQVKSFKDFFQLETKSDERGNEGLYKTFMENFPITDTRNQFVLEFLDYFVDPPRYSIEECIDRGLTYSVPLKARLKLYCTDPEHEDFETIVQDVYLGTIPYMTPSGTFVINGAERVVVSQLHRSPGVFFGQSFHANGTKLYSARIIPFKGSWIEFATDINSVMYAYIDRKKKLPVTTLFRAIGFERDKDILEIFDLAEEIKVSKTGLKKYIGRRLAARVLNVWHEDFVDEDTGEVVTIPRTEIILDRDIVLDKDNVEEIIEADVKTILLHKEDSNLADYTIIHNTLQKDPTNSEKEAVEYIYRQLRNALPPDEETARGIIDKLFFSDQRYNLGDVGRYRMNKKLNLNTPIDKQVLTKEDIITIVKYLIELINSKAEIDDIDHLSNRRVRTVGEQLSAQFGVGLARMARTIRERMNVRDNEVFTPIDLINAKTLSSVINSFFGTNQLSQFMDQTNPLAEITHKRRLSALGPGGLSRERAGFEVRDVHYTHYGRLCPIETPEGPNIGLISSLAVYAKVNGMGFIETPYRKVENGVLNLTEAPVYLSAEEEEEKLIAQATVNVAKDGTIEDERVVAKQDADFPVVEPKELNYADVAPNQIASISASLIPFLEHDDANRALMGSNMMRQAVPLLRPESPIVGTGLEKQVATDSRVLINAEGEGEVVYVDAQKITIKYDRTDDERLVSFDADEKTYNLIKFRKTNQSTSINLKPIVRTGDRVTKGQVLCEGYATQAGELALGRNLQVAFMPWKGYNFEDAIVISERVVRDDIFTSIHIDDYTLEVRDTKLGSEELTNDIPNVSEEATKDLDENGMIRIGAEVKPGDILIGKITPKGESDPTPEEKLLRAIFGDKAGDVKDASLKASPSLRGVVLDKKLFARAVKDKRKRSKDKEDIALLDTQFEVKFNELKDRLVDKLFHLVNGKTSQGVMNDLGEEVLPKGKKYTLKMLHAVEDFTHLTKGQWTTDDYTNDLITDLVHNYKIKLNDIQGVLRREKFMITVGDELPSGILKLAKVYIAKKRKLRVGDKMAGRHGNKGIVAKIVRDEDMPFLEDGTPVDIVLNPLGVPSRMNIGQIYETVLGWAGKKLGKKYATPIFDGASLEEINALTDEAGVPRFGHTYLYDGGTGERFDQKATVGVIYMLKLGHMVDDKMHARSIGPYSLITQQPLGGKALFGGQRFGEMEVWALEAYGASSTLREILTVKSDDVIGRAKTYEAIVKGEPMPEPGLPESFNVLMHELKGLGLDIRLEE
- the rplL gene encoding 50S ribosomal protein L7/L12 encodes the protein MADLKQFAEQLVNLTVKEVNELATILKDEYGIEPAAAAVVVAGGGEAAAAEEQTEFTVVLKEAGASKLAVVKAVKELTGLGLKEAKDLVDGTPANVKEGVSKDEAEGLKKALEEAGAVVELK
- the rplJ gene encoding 50S ribosomal protein L10, whose amino-acid sequence is MTREEKSIAIQDLTAQLADTKIVYVADISGLNAATTSDLRRACFKAGIKLEVVKNTLLAKAMEASENEYGDLPSILKGNSAIMIAEAANGPAKVIKEFRKKGTKPELKGAYINEEVYIGDNQLDSLVAIKSKEEVIGEIIGLLQSPAQRVISALKNQFKDEE